In Castanea sativa cultivar Marrone di Chiusa Pesio chromosome 6, ASM4071231v1, a single window of DNA contains:
- the LOC142638503 gene encoding ubiquitin-related modifier 1 homolog 2 has product MQLTLEFGGGLELLCDSVKVHNVSVDMPKGAEKLIMKDLLGWVRTNLIKERPEMFMKGDTVRPGVLVLVNDCDWELSGQLDTTLEEKDVVVFISTLHGG; this is encoded by the exons atgcaACTCACTCTCGAATTCGG TGGGGGATTAGAGCTTCTCTGTGACTCTGTAAAAGTCCATAATGTCAGTGTTGATATGCCAAAGGGTGCAGAAAAG TTAATAATGAAAGATTTGCTCGGTTGGGTTCGTACCAATTTGATCAAGGAGAGGCCTGAAATGTTCATGAAAGGAGATACTGT GAGACCTGGTGTTCTTGTCCTTGTGAATGATTGTGATTGGGAGCTAAGTGGGCAGCTTGATACAACCCTAGAAGAGAAGGATGTGGTGGTTTTCATCTCAACCTTGCATGGTGGATAG